In Elaeis guineensis isolate ETL-2024a chromosome 1, EG11, whole genome shotgun sequence, a genomic segment contains:
- the LOC140857906 gene encoding uncharacterized protein isoform X3: protein MVPQHHPLTGTQHRRAVRGPSRGLVLEKYVHTHNEKPKVHIFRDHPVGTEASIVANEISLYMWNHFSWAAESFKHVAPRYRDALVSHIRDNIDFEDCTDEEVTACILKMAANRYRDRRCRLHKYCNELQAKGIDPVTQPYRNWAGSSDDWRWLCEHFGSEAFQRRSEANKVNRSKIDSIHTQGSASFAQGMKRMGLSGVDAYAKFYQNKSGEFVTEEARQRHVSIITLHFEYF, encoded by the exons atggtaccgcagcatcatccccttacag gaacacagcatcgacgtgcagtgcgtggtcctagtaggggtcttgttttggaaaaatatgtgcatacacacaatgaaaaaccgaaggtacatatatttcgagatcatccggttggcacagaggctagtatcgtcgcaaatgagatcagtttgtatatgtggaatcatttttcgtgggctgctgaaagtttcaagcatgtagctcctcgataccgtgatgctctagtctctcacatcagg gataatattgacttcgaggattgcactgacgaagaagtgacggcatgtattctcaaaatggctgcaaatagatacagagatcggcgatgtaggcttcataaatactgcaatgagctgcaggcgaaggggattgatcctgtgacccagccatacagaaattgggctgggtctagtgacgattggcggtggttatgtgagcattttggaagtgaggcatttcag cgacgatcggaggcgaataaggtgaataggagcaagattgattctattcacacgcaaggaagtgcctcttttgcacagggaatgaagaggatg ggactatccggagtcgacgcctatgctaaattctatcaaaacaagagtggcgagttcgtgaccgaggaggcgaggcagcgtcatgtaagtatcattactctacattttgaatacttttaa
- the LOC140857906 gene encoding uncharacterized protein isoform X1, producing the protein MHLVIHDICSFHQFLHVGTQHRRAVRGPSRGLVLEKYVHTHNEKPKVHIFRDHPVGTEASIVANEISLYMWNHFSWAAESFKHVAPRYRDALVSHIRDNIDFEDCTDEEVTACILKMAANRYRDRRCRLHKYCNELQAKGIDPVTQPYRNWAGSSDDWRWLCEHFGSEAFQRRSEANKVNRSKIDSIHTQGSASFAQGMKRMGLSGVDAYAKFYQNKSGEFVTEEARQRHVSIITLHFEYF; encoded by the exons atgcatttagtgatacatgatatatgttcatttcatcaatttttacatgtaggaacacagcatcgacgtgcagtgcgtggtcctagtaggggtcttgttttggaaaaatatgtgcatacacacaatgaaaaaccgaaggtacatatatttcgagatcatccggttggcacagaggctagtatcgtcgcaaatgagatcagtttgtatatgtggaatcatttttcgtgggctgctgaaagtttcaagcatgtagctcctcgataccgtgatgctctagtctctcacatcagg gataatattgacttcgaggattgcactgacgaagaagtgacggcatgtattctcaaaatggctgcaaatagatacagagatcggcgatgtaggcttcataaatactgcaatgagctgcaggcgaaggggattgatcctgtgacccagccatacagaaattgggctgggtctagtgacgattggcggtggttatgtgagcattttggaagtgaggcatttcag cgacgatcggaggcgaataaggtgaataggagcaagattgattctattcacacgcaaggaagtgcctcttttgcacagggaatgaagaggatg ggactatccggagtcgacgcctatgctaaattctatcaaaacaagagtggcgagttcgtgaccgaggaggcgaggcagcgtcatgtaagtatcattactctacattttgaatacttttaa
- the LOC140857906 gene encoding uncharacterized protein isoform X2 has protein sequence MHLVIHDICSFHQFLHVGTQHRRAVRGPSRGLVLEKYVHTHNEKPKVHIFRDHPVGTEASIVANEISLYMWNHFSWAAESFKHVAPRYRDALVSHIRDNIDFEDCTDEEVTACILKMAANRYRDRRCRLHKYCNELQAKGIDPVTQPYRNWAGSSDDWRWLCEHFGSEAFQVNRSKIDSIHTQGSASFAQGMKRMGLSGVDAYAKFYQNKSGEFVTEEARQRHVSIITLHFEYF, from the exons atgcatttagtgatacatgatatatgttcatttcatcaatttttacatgtaggaacacagcatcgacgtgcagtgcgtggtcctagtaggggtcttgttttggaaaaatatgtgcatacacacaatgaaaaaccgaaggtacatatatttcgagatcatccggttggcacagaggctagtatcgtcgcaaatgagatcagtttgtatatgtggaatcatttttcgtgggctgctgaaagtttcaagcatgtagctcctcgataccgtgatgctctagtctctcacatcagg gataatattgacttcgaggattgcactgacgaagaagtgacggcatgtattctcaaaatggctgcaaatagatacagagatcggcgatgtaggcttcataaatactgcaatgagctgcaggcgaaggggattgatcctgtgacccagccatacagaaattgggctgggtctagtgacgattggcggtggttatgtgagcattttggaagtgaggcatttcag gtgaataggagcaagattgattctattcacacgcaaggaagtgcctcttttgcacagggaatgaagaggatg ggactatccggagtcgacgcctatgctaaattctatcaaaacaagagtggcgagttcgtgaccgaggaggcgaggcagcgtcatgtaagtatcattactctacattttgaatacttttaa